One region of Deltaproteobacteria bacterium genomic DNA includes:
- a CDS encoding acyl-CoA dehydrogenase: MDIFFDDPMLQGVRQILGAFARSEIRPIAPIHDRDETMPWDLMKKAQNLGMTQTALIDAQKGGLPAAGIAGDDAASGKPRKSARMSCVAAEELAWGCAGICLALGGSGLAAAPVARMGTAEQIQVFRDALTGLDEHGRVKVAAMALSEPSTGSDISSLSTSARLDGNEYVINGSKQWITNGQSASVYVVWAQTQPELGRAGVRGFIVPRGTPGLVPGRKERKLGIRASETAQVHFEDCRVHRDMMLGVAKPDAAGGLADTKKMLDSTRPVVAAQAVGIARAAFEWLRDRVESGEPLYGKPPAGHQHIAFALADMDIEIQASRALVHKAAWMADHRQDNVRFASIAKAHAARTAQWVTTRAMALLGDEALEPGHPVEKWYRDAKIYDIFEGTGQIQRRIIAKDLLGINAT, encoded by the coding sequence ATGGACATCTTTTTCGACGATCCGATGCTGCAGGGCGTGCGCCAGATCCTCGGCGCATTCGCCCGGTCCGAGATTCGTCCGATCGCGCCGATCCACGACCGCGACGAGACGATGCCGTGGGACCTGATGAAGAAGGCGCAGAACCTCGGAATGACGCAGACCGCCCTGATCGACGCGCAAAAGGGCGGGCTGCCGGCCGCGGGCATCGCCGGTGACGACGCGGCCAGCGGCAAGCCGCGGAAGTCCGCGCGCATGTCGTGTGTCGCTGCCGAGGAGCTCGCCTGGGGCTGCGCCGGCATCTGCCTCGCGCTGGGCGGCTCCGGCCTCGCCGCCGCTCCGGTCGCGCGCATGGGCACGGCCGAACAGATCCAGGTGTTCCGCGACGCGCTCACCGGCCTCGACGAGCACGGCCGCGTCAAGGTTGCCGCGATGGCGCTGTCGGAGCCGTCGACCGGCAGCGACATCTCGTCGCTGTCCACCAGCGCGCGGCTCGACGGCAACGAGTACGTGATCAACGGCAGCAAGCAGTGGATCACCAACGGCCAGTCGGCATCGGTCTACGTCGTGTGGGCCCAGACGCAGCCCGAGCTGGGCCGCGCTGGCGTGCGCGGCTTCATCGTGCCGCGCGGCACGCCGGGATTGGTGCCGGGCAGAAAAGAGCGCAAGCTCGGCATCCGCGCGTCGGAGACGGCGCAGGTCCACTTCGAGGACTGCCGCGTCCACAGAGACATGATGCTCGGCGTCGCGAAGCCCGACGCCGCGGGCGGATTGGCCGACACCAAGAAGATGCTCGACTCGACCCGACCCGTGGTCGCCGCGCAGGCGGTGGGCATCGCGCGCGCCGCGTTCGAGTGGCTGCGCGACCGCGTCGAATCCGGCGAGCCGCTGTACGGCAAGCCGCCGGCGGGCCACCAGCACATCGCGTTCGCGCTGGCCGACATGGACATCGAGATCCAGGCGTCGCGCGCGCTCGTACACAAGGCCGCGTGGATGGCCGACCATCGCCAGGACAACGTCCGGTTCGCGTCGATCGCGAAGGCGCACGCGGCGCGAACTGCGCAGTGGGTGACGACCCGGGCGATGGCGCTGCTGGGGGACGAGGCACTCGAGCCCGGCCACCCGGTGGAGAAATGGTACCGGGACGCGAAGATCTACGACATCTTCGAGGGGACGGGACAGATCCAGCGCCGCATCATCGCCAAGGACCTGCTGGGCATCAACGCCACGTGA
- a CDS encoding acyl-CoA dehydrogenase translates to MDFRLDDEQELLVATLRRFVDKQMAAWASDADRAGAPPDALGPAAAELGLGTDAVPEAAGGTLDGDAAAYSHLSRALRAIELGRGCAALAALLETNVEPALAVARWGSDAARDQLWGSLAAGEVAATVFDRRGRLAVEPDGDGVRITGTTGPVPALAAAAHALVCADGAVALVPAADAEIAPIVPSGWRAARWGTLACDRTPVPADRLLARGDAARAAAAEIRTWYCLNLAARAVGVAAAAMAHAAAYAAERVQFGQPIGTFESIARLQDENDTRVAAARLLVLHAAWQVDAGAAGAADAVSRARDFAAGAVSRATIDAVQIFGGYGFVNDYPVEKLMRDARAFEVLAGEEAFERVVARGPAAG, encoded by the coding sequence ATGGACTTCCGCCTCGACGACGAGCAGGAACTCCTGGTGGCCACGCTTCGGCGCTTCGTCGACAAGCAGATGGCGGCCTGGGCGTCCGACGCCGATCGCGCCGGCGCGCCGCCGGACGCGCTGGGCCCGGCGGCCGCGGAGCTGGGCCTCGGCACCGACGCGGTGCCCGAGGCGGCCGGCGGTACGCTCGACGGCGACGCGGCCGCGTACTCCCACCTGTCCCGCGCGCTGCGCGCGATCGAACTCGGCCGCGGCTGCGCCGCGCTGGCCGCGTTGCTCGAGACGAACGTCGAGCCGGCGCTCGCGGTCGCCCGCTGGGGGTCGGACGCGGCGCGCGACCAGCTGTGGGGGTCGCTGGCGGCGGGCGAAGTCGCGGCGACGGTGTTCGATCGGCGCGGCCGCCTCGCGGTCGAGCCGGACGGCGACGGCGTGCGCATCACCGGCACGACCGGTCCGGTGCCGGCGCTGGCGGCGGCGGCACACGCGCTCGTGTGCGCGGACGGCGCGGTCGCGCTCGTCCCCGCGGCCGACGCCGAAATCGCCCCGATCGTGCCGTCGGGCTGGCGCGCGGCGCGGTGGGGCACGCTGGCGTGCGACCGCACGCCGGTGCCGGCCGACCGGCTGCTCGCGCGCGGCGACGCGGCGCGCGCGGCGGCCGCCGAAATCCGCACCTGGTACTGCCTGAACCTGGCGGCGCGCGCGGTCGGCGTCGCGGCAGCGGCGATGGCTCACGCGGCCGCCTACGCGGCCGAGCGCGTCCAGTTCGGCCAACCGATCGGCACGTTCGAGTCGATCGCGCGCCTGCAGGACGAAAACGACACGCGGGTCGCCGCCGCGCGCCTGCTGGTGCTGCACGCCGCGTGGCAGGTCGACGCGGGCGCCGCCGGCGCGGCGGACGCGGTGTCCCGCGCGCGCGACTTCGCCGCCGGCGCGGTATCGCGCGCGACGATCGACGCGGTGCAGATCTTCGGCGGCTACGGATTCGTCAACGACTACCCTGTGGAGAAGCTGATGCGCGACGCGCGCGCGTTCGAGGTGCTGGCGGGCGAGGAGGCGTTCGAGCGCGTGGTCGCGCGCGGGCCGGCGGCCGGGTGA
- a CDS encoding GMC family oxidoreductase, with translation MRAERDGAGAAAERVPDYDYLVIGSGFGGSVAALRLAEKGYSVAVVEMGKRWRTEDFPKSNWDARKYLWMPRLFLYGIQQLSLFRDVFVLHGAGVGGGSLVYANTLLVPPDEAFADPRWGERDWKSELAPHYATARRMLGAVRNTHLSPPDEMLREVAADLGRAHTFHTNEVGVYFGEPGVTVPDPYFGGRGPARTGCTLCGGCMVGCRVGAKNTLDKNYLHLAEQLGVAILPETRALEVRARGPGGDGGYDVRVERSTAVLRKRRRWLRARGVVFAAGVLGTVPLLLRSRERGGLPRVSQALGRYVRTNSEAILAVTTTDRDADYSRGIAIQSGAFVDDRTHVEIVRYGRGQSALGLLSTVLTDGGPPWPRPLRFLAQVVRHPVRFLRLLVPYRWAERTAILLVMQPVDNWLRLRRRRRRLFPLLRTLDTDRGDGPPVPAYLPIANDVARRMAAKMPGGIPQSAITEVLFDVPTTAHILGGCPIGAGPDDGVIDDRCRVFGYERLYVVDGSMIPSNLGVNPSLTIAAMAERAMAFVPEKAEDPAFSTCGGGAT, from the coding sequence ATGCGAGCCGAGCGCGATGGCGCGGGTGCCGCGGCCGAGCGCGTCCCCGACTACGACTATCTCGTCATCGGGTCGGGCTTCGGCGGCAGCGTGGCGGCGCTGCGTCTCGCCGAGAAGGGCTACTCGGTGGCAGTCGTCGAGATGGGCAAGCGCTGGCGCACCGAGGACTTTCCCAAGTCCAACTGGGACGCCCGCAAGTACCTGTGGATGCCGCGGCTGTTTTTGTACGGCATCCAGCAGCTGTCCCTGTTTCGCGACGTGTTCGTGCTGCACGGCGCCGGCGTCGGCGGCGGCAGCCTGGTGTACGCGAACACGCTGCTCGTGCCGCCGGACGAGGCGTTCGCGGATCCGCGGTGGGGCGAGCGTGACTGGAAGTCCGAACTCGCGCCGCACTACGCCACCGCGCGCCGCATGCTGGGCGCCGTGCGCAACACGCACCTGTCGCCGCCCGACGAGATGCTGCGCGAGGTCGCCGCCGACCTGGGGCGCGCGCACACCTTCCACACCAACGAGGTGGGCGTGTACTTCGGCGAGCCCGGCGTCACCGTGCCGGACCCGTATTTCGGCGGCCGCGGCCCGGCGCGCACCGGCTGCACGCTGTGCGGCGGGTGCATGGTCGGCTGCCGAGTCGGCGCGAAGAACACGCTGGACAAAAACTACCTGCACCTGGCCGAGCAACTCGGCGTCGCGATTCTGCCCGAGACCCGCGCGCTCGAAGTGCGCGCGCGCGGGCCGGGCGGCGACGGCGGCTACGACGTGCGCGTCGAGCGGTCGACCGCCGTGCTGCGCAAGCGCCGGCGGTGGCTGCGCGCGCGCGGCGTCGTGTTCGCGGCGGGCGTGCTCGGCACCGTACCGCTGCTGCTGCGGTCGCGCGAGCGCGGCGGCCTGCCCCGCGTGTCGCAGGCCCTCGGCCGTTACGTTCGCACCAATAGCGAGGCGATCCTCGCGGTGACCACGACGGACCGCGATGCCGACTACTCGCGCGGCATCGCGATCCAGTCGGGCGCGTTCGTCGACGACCGTACGCACGTCGAGATCGTCCGCTACGGCCGCGGCCAGAGCGCGCTCGGGCTGTTGTCGACGGTGCTCACCGACGGCGGGCCGCCGTGGCCGAGGCCGCTGCGGTTCCTCGCGCAGGTCGTGCGTCACCCGGTTCGGTTTCTGCGGTTGCTGGTGCCATATCGCTGGGCCGAGCGCACCGCGATCTTGCTCGTCATGCAGCCGGTCGACAACTGGCTGCGGCTGCGCCGCCGCCGGCGCCGGCTGTTTCCGCTGCTGCGAACGCTCGACACGGACCGCGGCGACGGGCCGCCGGTGCCGGCGTACCTGCCGATCGCAAACGACGTGGCGCGCCGCATGGCGGCCAAGATGCCGGGCGGCATTCCGCAAAGCGCCATCACGGAAGTCCTGTTCGACGTGCCGACCACCGCGCACATCCTCGGCGGCTGCCCGATCGGCGCCGGGCCGGACGACGGCGTGATCGACGACCGCTGCCGCGTCTTCGGTTACGAGCGGCTGTACGTCGTGGACGGATCGATGATCCCGAGCAACCTCGGCGTCAACCCGAGCCTCACGATCGCGGCGATGGCGGAGCGGGCGATGGCGTTCGTGCCGGAAAAGGCGGAAGACCCCGCGTTTTCGACTTGCGGTGGCGGCGCCACGTGA
- a CDS encoding Ppx/GppA family phosphatase — MTRVAAVDVGTNTILLLVAERRGDQLARVFESCRFVRLGEGLDATGRLADAAVARALDALAACRAEIDAHGADRVAAIGTQALREAANASALLVPAADRLGAPIEVISGEREAELAFAAACRALPGLAGGPLVVADVGGGSTEIIAGDAGGVRARHSVPIGSVRLAERHLRSDPPAPDEVRALIADIDAAFAPIDVPRGAPIVGVAGTATTLAAVELALRTYEPDRVQGQRLGLPTIERQLARYLEVTVAVRRTLPGLEPQRADVIPAGAAIFARLLRRAGADELIVNDRGIRWGLAWELGGCCA, encoded by the coding sequence GTGACTCGGGTCGCGGCGGTCGACGTCGGCACGAACACGATCCTGCTGCTCGTCGCCGAACGGCGCGGCGACCAGCTCGCGCGCGTGTTCGAGTCGTGCCGCTTCGTTCGACTCGGCGAGGGGCTCGACGCAACCGGCCGCCTCGCCGACGCCGCGGTCGCGCGGGCGCTCGACGCGTTGGCCGCGTGTCGGGCCGAGATCGATGCGCACGGCGCCGACCGAGTGGCGGCGATCGGGACGCAAGCCCTGCGCGAAGCGGCCAACGCCAGCGCCTTGCTCGTGCCGGCGGCCGACCGGCTCGGCGCGCCGATCGAGGTGATCTCGGGCGAGCGCGAGGCCGAGCTGGCATTTGCCGCGGCGTGCCGGGCGCTGCCGGGGCTGGCCGGCGGGCCGCTCGTGGTCGCCGACGTCGGCGGCGGATCGACGGAGATCATCGCCGGCGACGCCGGCGGCGTGCGCGCGCGCCACAGCGTGCCGATCGGCTCGGTCCGCCTCGCCGAGCGCCACCTGCGCTCGGACCCGCCGGCTCCGGACGAAGTGCGCGCGCTCATCGCCGACATCGACGCGGCGTTCGCTCCGATCGATGTGCCGCGCGGCGCGCCGATCGTCGGCGTGGCCGGCACGGCGACCACGCTGGCGGCGGTGGAGCTGGCCCTTCGCACCTACGAGCCCGACCGGGTGCAGGGCCAGCGGCTCGGTCTGCCGACCATCGAACGCCAGCTCGCCCGCTACCTCGAGGTGACCGTCGCGGTCCGGCGCACGCTGCCGGGGCTGGAGCCGCAGCGCGCCGACGTGATCCCGGCCGGCGCCGCCATCTTCGCGCGGTTGCTGCGGCGCGCGGGTGCCGACGAGCTGATCGTCAACGACCGCGGAATCCGCTGGGGCCTGGCCTGGGAGCTAGGAGGCTGTTGCGCATAG
- the tolB gene encoding Tol-Pal system beta propeller repeat protein TolB yields MLPIPARRLVAALACAAAIAGVAGDSVADGGPVIIDVTQPQRSLYPLAIPVGVDSDPKLADEVAGVLSFDLSVAGWFKVLSPKSFLADLAREKLGIVPKKWEDVGAFGVIKNRVVADGATVRLTFKLYEVEKGNRPVLERSYSGSRDELRRYAHAFANEVVRYYTGEDGFFGSRIAFVVPGRRGRKVIRVMDFDGRNPYNLTRNRSINILPAWSPGGNTIAFTSYMRANPDLYTVGVGGGRPRRLTRYPGMNTGASYSPDGSKIALTLSKDGNPEIYVVDARTGRILRRLTRNAYIDTSPAWSPDGSEIAFVSNREGGPQIFVMSATGGNQRRVSRNGDYNTEPTWSPRKGKRILAYTTRDEGHYDIVTLDLDTGQMVRITQGQGSNESPSFSPNGRAIAFASRRAEGSGIYIANADGTGKQRRVYRGRVDDVAWGPVP; encoded by the coding sequence ATGCTTCCGATTCCTGCTCGACGGCTAGTGGCCGCGCTCGCGTGCGCGGCGGCGATCGCGGGCGTCGCCGGCGACTCGGTCGCCGATGGCGGCCCGGTCATCATCGACGTCACCCAGCCGCAGCGGTCGCTGTACCCGCTGGCGATCCCGGTGGGCGTCGACTCCGATCCGAAGCTCGCCGACGAGGTCGCCGGCGTCCTGTCCTTCGACCTGTCCGTCGCGGGCTGGTTCAAGGTGTTGTCGCCGAAGTCGTTCCTCGCCGATCTCGCGCGGGAAAAGCTCGGCATCGTGCCCAAGAAATGGGAGGACGTCGGCGCGTTCGGCGTGATCAAGAACCGCGTCGTGGCAGACGGAGCGACGGTGCGGCTCACGTTCAAGCTCTACGAGGTCGAAAAGGGCAACCGGCCGGTGCTCGAACGCAGCTACAGCGGCAGCCGCGACGAGCTGCGCCGATACGCGCACGCATTCGCCAACGAGGTGGTCCGCTATTACACGGGCGAGGACGGGTTCTTCGGCTCGAGGATCGCGTTCGTCGTGCCGGGCCGGCGCGGGCGCAAGGTGATCCGCGTGATGGACTTCGACGGGCGCAACCCATACAACCTCACCCGGAACCGGTCGATCAACATCCTGCCGGCGTGGTCTCCCGGCGGCAACACGATCGCGTTCACCTCGTACATGCGGGCGAACCCGGACCTGTACACCGTCGGTGTCGGCGGCGGGCGGCCGCGGCGCTTGACGCGCTACCCCGGCATGAACACGGGCGCCTCGTACTCGCCCGACGGCAGCAAGATCGCGCTGACGCTGTCGAAGGACGGCAATCCCGAGATCTACGTGGTCGACGCGCGCACCGGCCGCATCCTCAGGCGGCTCACGCGCAATGCGTACATCGACACGTCGCCGGCGTGGTCGCCGGACGGGTCGGAGATCGCGTTCGTGTCCAACCGCGAGGGCGGCCCGCAGATATTCGTCATGAGCGCGACCGGAGGCAACCAGCGGCGCGTGTCGCGCAACGGCGACTACAACACCGAGCCGACCTGGTCGCCGCGCAAGGGCAAGCGCATCCTCGCGTACACGACGCGCGACGAAGGCCACTACGACATCGTCACGCTGGATCTCGACACCGGGCAGATGGTGCGCATCACCCAGGGACAGGGCAGCAACGAATCGCCGAGTTTTTCGCCCAATGGCCGCGCGATCGCGTTCGCCTCGCGGCGCGCGGAGGGCAGCGGCATCTACATCGCGAACGCGGACGGCACCGGCAAACAGCGCCGGGTGTACCGCGGCCGCGTCGATGACGTGGCCTGGGGGCCGGTGCCGTGA
- a CDS encoding biopolymer transporter ExbD, translated as MGMSGGGKYGDLNSEINVTPLVDVMLVLLIIFMVTAPMLNAAVDLNLPQGGVTKVADTDGKLVLSIDKHRVLRLGDTPVRWTELYDKLANNAKLQREGELYVEADKDLPYGVVMVAMSIAREAGAAKLQMVADPNAAKAPLDEWDAQRAEANAAGRGASNPSTP; from the coding sequence ATGGGCATGTCCGGCGGGGGCAAGTACGGCGATCTCAACAGCGAGATCAACGTCACGCCGCTGGTCGACGTGATGCTGGTGCTGCTCATCATCTTCATGGTGACCGCGCCGATGCTCAACGCCGCGGTCGACCTCAACCTGCCGCAGGGCGGCGTCACCAAGGTCGCCGACACGGACGGCAAGCTGGTGTTGTCAATCGACAAGCACCGCGTGCTGCGGCTGGGTGACACGCCGGTGCGGTGGACGGAACTGTACGACAAGCTCGCCAACAACGCCAAGCTGCAGCGCGAGGGCGAACTGTATGTCGAGGCCGACAAGGATCTGCCGTACGGCGTCGTGATGGTCGCCATGTCGATCGCGCGCGAGGCCGGAGCGGCCAAACTTCAGATGGTGGCCGACCCGAACGCCGCGAAAGCTCCGCTTGACGAGTGGGATGCCCAGCGCGCCGAGGCGAATGCCGCGGGGCGCGGCGCGTCCAACCCGAGCACACCGTGA
- the tolQ gene encoding protein TolQ — MQQFLPLVAAAGNLGTWHLIADAEPVVKGVMALLAAMSIGCWYIIGYKYFYIRRAMAESTQFMDSFWRSRDIEQIYKHAQSLQRSPISAMFLAGYTELAKLVNDAGESRAREADLENIKRALHKARATEATKLDSMIPFLATTGSSAPFIGLFGTVWGIMTSFREIAASGKAGIDTLAQPIGEALIATAIGLVTAIPAVMSYNYFTRRVRVLDSNMDTFEQDFLNIIRRHFLK; from the coding sequence ATGCAACAATTCCTACCGCTTGTCGCCGCCGCCGGGAACCTCGGCACCTGGCACCTGATCGCCGACGCCGAGCCGGTCGTCAAGGGGGTCATGGCGCTCCTGGCCGCGATGTCCATCGGGTGCTGGTACATCATCGGCTACAAGTATTTCTACATCCGGCGCGCGATGGCGGAGTCCACCCAGTTCATGGACTCGTTTTGGCGGTCGCGGGACATCGAGCAGATCTACAAACACGCGCAGAGCCTCCAGCGTAGCCCGATCTCGGCCATGTTCTTGGCCGGCTACACGGAACTCGCCAAGCTGGTCAACGACGCCGGCGAGAGCCGCGCGCGGGAAGCGGATCTGGAGAACATCAAGCGGGCGCTGCACAAGGCGCGCGCCACCGAGGCGACCAAGCTCGACAGCATGATTCCGTTCCTGGCGACCACCGGGTCGTCGGCGCCGTTCATCGGTCTGTTCGGCACGGTGTGGGGCATCATGACGTCGTTTCGCGAGATCGCCGCGAGCGGCAAAGCCGGCATCGACACGCTTGCGCAGCCGATCGGCGAGGCGCTGATCGCGACCGCCATCGGCCTGGTCACCGCAATCCCCGCGGTGATGTCCTACAACTACTTCACACGCCGGGTGCGCGTCCTCGACTCGAACATGGACACGTTCGAGCAGGACTTCCTCAACATCATCCGGCGTCACTTCCTCAAGTAG
- a CDS encoding rhomboid family intramembrane serine protease, with the protein MSRWSRRTAGFFRDARITPGAMWLLVAEVGLSLVFALLGPAGRLWFSRNLIATDATVWSEFKLWTLVTSPFVEVRFIGLLFHGLMLWTFLPALEKWWGTRRFVGFALGTSAVAAAVGTLAGTWLPGEQFVAGLDATIFAGVVAYGVVFARSRVYFFAVLPMTGRQLAYGMVGLAALMVVVGGQWATGAGWAAAMLLALGLTSNALNPRIAWLRWRERRLRRRLKVLRGGADDHRWMN; encoded by the coding sequence ATGTCTCGCTGGAGCCGCCGCACCGCCGGATTCTTTCGCGACGCCCGCATCACGCCGGGCGCGATGTGGCTGCTGGTTGCCGAGGTCGGGCTGTCGCTCGTGTTCGCATTGCTCGGCCCGGCCGGCCGGCTGTGGTTTTCGCGCAACCTGATCGCGACCGACGCGACGGTCTGGTCGGAGTTCAAGCTGTGGACGCTGGTCACGAGCCCGTTCGTCGAGGTGCGGTTCATCGGCCTGCTGTTTCACGGCCTGATGCTGTGGACGTTCTTGCCGGCGCTGGAGAAGTGGTGGGGCACGCGCCGATTCGTCGGGTTCGCGCTCGGCACGTCGGCGGTGGCCGCCGCCGTCGGCACGCTCGCCGGCACGTGGCTGCCGGGCGAGCAGTTCGTCGCCGGCCTCGACGCGACGATCTTCGCCGGCGTGGTCGCCTACGGCGTCGTGTTCGCGCGCTCGCGCGTGTACTTCTTCGCGGTGCTGCCCATGACCGGGCGCCAGCTCGCCTACGGCATGGTCGGACTCGCCGCGCTGATGGTCGTCGTCGGCGGTCAATGGGCCACGGGCGCGGGCTGGGCTGCCGCGATGTTGCTCGCGCTCGGGCTCACGTCCAACGCGCTCAACCCGCGCATCGCCTGGTTGCGCTGGCGCGAGCGCCGTCTGCGGCGCCGCCTCAAGGTCCTCCGCGGCGGCGCCGACGACCACCGGTGGATGAACTGA